The nucleotide sequence GCACCGCCGCAACCGGAACGGGCAACCACAGTGTCGTAGATCTCCTGGCCCTTGGGGCAGTCGACGGGGTCAGCAGGGACAATGCTGCCCGAGTTCATGATGGCACCGCGGAACAGGGGCTTGCCCTTGTAATTGATGTTGCCGTCGTAGAGAGACATCTGGTTCCACACAGAAATGGCACCGGCCGACTCGCCCCAGATGGTGACCTTATCTGGGTCACCGCCAAACGCAGCAATGTTGTCGGCGACCCACTCAAGACCCATGCGCTGGTCAAGATGGCCAAGGTTGGCAGAGCCGTCCTGGAGGACTTCCTTGCCGGGCATGAAACCAAAGGCGCCCACACGATAGTTGACAGCAACAAACACGTAGGGCTTGCCGGCGGCCATGGCATTGGAGACAAGCGGGCCTCCGTCATACATGGAGCTCCATCCAAGCTGCATGAAATGTTAGTCAAATGTTCTGAGCTTTCTCACCTTAAGGCTTTTTGCTTACCTCGAAACCACCACCGTAGATCCAAAACAGGACTGGCAACTTATCGCCGGCCTTGGTGCCAGCTGGGCGGATCACGTTGATGTTCAAGCAGTCCTCACTGATCTTGAGTGCCTTTTGAAACAGGGCAGTGTTGACAACCGTATCAATGACTTTGGCGAGCAGATCCTCCGAGTCGGTATCGGCCAAGAACTGAGGGCAGGCAGCGGCGATGCCGCCAGCGTCGTATGTGCCGAACGAAGCGGTGGTTCTGACGGGAGGCTTGAGGCGGAGAGGACCAACGGGGGCTTGGGCGAAGGGAATGCCATTGAAGGCTTCCGTGTTGATGCGGCTGACACCGACAACATTGCCCTGAGCAATCGAGACAGTGGGCCTGGCTCTCTTCTCCAAAACCTGAGTGGGAGGCTCAGGGGGGGCAGCGAGGGCCTGGCCAACGAGGGCCGCGGCGGCGACGAGAGTGGCGACGCCCTTCATGGTGTTTGCCGGACAAGAGGGAACAGGAAGGGgtgagaggaagatggatgaGATTCCCTGGCTGACGAGTCCTCATACCCAaggagggcggcgagggacGAGATCTATATAGCTCTTCTGCTATTCCATCTTGTTCAACAGCCACGGAGTTTGTGTCCACCTGTAATCTCAACGACAAGAGCTTGTACCCGCCTTGCTGCACTCCACCATCGTGGGTCACCGTGACATGGCAGGGCTTCCCCAGAAAAAGCTCCCATGTACATACGCGGACATGGTCTCCACCAAGCCAGCTGACTGACTGGCATCAAGGAGATATGTACAGGATGGGCAAGCGGCCGCGGGCAGCATCGGGCGGACTGCCGTTGCGGTACCGCTCCGAGGCGCAGTGATCTGGTTTTGGGGTTTCACTCTGAGCGGCTCTGGGTTTGTATGTACAGTCCAGGAACAAATGATTGTTAGGACAAGACAGGAAGTCTGGGGTCCTGCACCAACAGCCATTGGAGGCTTGGGTGGTACCGCGAGATTCTGGGGGTTGGGTATGAAAACCTCCCACTCGCCCAGCCCTTGCCGTGGGGAAGGCAATGGCCGAGAACGCCAGTGGTCACCTGGCGGTCTGGCGGATGATGGAAGGTGGTAGTGAGAATGTCTAGCGCTCCCTCTTACGCGCATCTAGTAGTTAATGAGTCGAAGAGAAAGCAGAGTGGAAAGGCGCAAGAAAGCAGTCGACAAAAACACTGCGAAGCCGTCGTCAACCGTACTTTAACGGGCATGTGAAGAAGCTTTTGGTGCCTGACGCTAGAGGAGCCTCGGCTTGAGGGGATAGGTTGGACCGTTAGAAAGAAAGCTGATAAGTTGCGGTAAGTAGATCGTGTGCTGTAGATCCATTTCCTCGACTGGCCGGTACGCTAGAGGAAAGGCACTATCGAGGCACACTTCCCCGCAATCCGTACTCGCGCTCGCAACGGTCCTGCGTGAGGGGTAAAAGTGGCAGTCAACGCCTTGGAAAGAACAAGATCTTGGAACGACGGCCCTGAATCACCGGAGTGTGAGGTGGTCAAGCGAGGatatggtggtgaggatcAGGGAAACTGTTGAGGAAAAGTGGATCTTTTGGATTCAAAGAACTGAGTGATATCAAGGTAATTATTGTTTTTACCGCCTCGAGCGTCAAGGTACCTTACCCACGAGGGCTATTCCATACAGCGCCTTGTGTGTACCCGCGACAGTGGAAGAGTCGGACAGTGCAGTCGGTGCGAGATGTGCCAGCGCCCGGTCCCTGCTGCAACGTGGGAAGTTGGAAGGCACGGGACGGGAGTTGAGCTGAGGTTGACTTCGGACGGATCTGGGGAAGTTGTGCTCAGGGTGGGGTTGTCGAAGAGTTGGGGAAGATATTGCGGGGAAGCCGGCCCTCTTTTCCCAATCCGTTTGCGACAGCCGACGCCATTCAGGTCTGGGGGAAGGCATTCGTCGCTCCGCCATCCATGAATAGCTCCTTGGCACTATGACGGCAGACCATCCGTAGTCTGTACAATGGCCACTCGTGAGTTCAACGTTTGACAAGGGCTCAAGGAAAAAAGAATTCAGACTCGGGTATCCACCGACTGACACGATGTTGCAAAGCAGTCTGTTGGCCAATATAGCGACTCGTCCACGTCTCCACGATGGTAATCGGGAATTACAACACAAAAGCCCGAGACTCGGAAGGGCACAAGATGCCAGGGCCCACCACCCGTACACAGTCGCCGATATCCCATGGAAGTCCACAGCATTAGAGCTAGACTGAGCTCGTACGATCTTCGAGTCTCGAGTCTCGGAGCATCCTCCACTCAATCACAATCCCGTCCTAGACTCTTCATGTTCCCCGATGACGAACACGAACCGCCCCTGCCACCGTCGTGCTGCCCtgccttccaggttgttggaGAAGCCCAAGTGCGGGGGGGGGTGTATTAGTGCCTGGCCAAGCTCATCACAGTAGGAATCTCTTGTTTGAATTCTCCGACGACGGGTGGCGCCGGTACCTAGTCAACTCATCAACCTTCATCTCCAACTTTCAGATGTCAATCGCATCAAGGTCAGGATGCTGCCGAGGTGCGAATGCCATCTCAAAGTAAACAAGGATTTCTTCTGGCAGTTAGGGTCGAGGGTTTGTATGTTTTTGATATCAAGCTGTGACTTGCCTTGCCTTACCCCGGAGCCCAGGACACCTAGAAGCAGCTCACACACTGAACACGATTAGAGACAagaaaacaccaccatctaCGTTGCCAGGAAGACTCTCAGTGCCATTCACAAGCCAAATCTACACCTCCCAAGAACTAGCTCCAGTAGAGACACCAGAACCAAcagatggaggggaggaggtcaccgaaagaaaaagctaaTGCACCCCGCACCCGCCAGACTACGCTAAGGACGTTGTATAGGTACATGTCTTCCCCAGATTTCCACAAGTGAGGTTGGCCGTGATTTTTATTAGCAACTAGGATGTCACCCTACCCGAGACTCAGGTACGTTTTGAGCATGTGAAAAGGCGCTCAACTGGGACAACCAGGTATCTAACTTGGAAAAGGCCCTGCCCTGACGATCTGTCGTCAGGCATCCGGCTACTTCCCTTTTCAGCAAGGAGTTGTTTTACCCCTGAACATCGGAATAAAGTAAGTACAAAGCTGGAAATGCTTGCGATGTTAGGGAGCCCATGGGATCTGGTCCGTTCCCACTTAGATATTCAGATCGAGATGCTTTTCTCCTGCCTTCCTTTGGGTACCTATAACACTGTTTCCAGGTCAGTTCCCAGTTCACCCTAAATCGCAAGTGATGCACGGTACGTATATGGGAGCCATTGACCAATGTTTGTCTCTTGAATCCAATACAGTGCATTTGCCGGCAGCTTTTGATTCCATGAAGCGGGGAACGACTCGTGGCAGAAGGTATCATCTTTTCATCTGTTGCCGAAATAATTGTTATCATACCTAGGTAAAGCTCAAGCAGTCGCCCTGAAATACAGCTCTTTCCCATGTCCCCAGTATGGTAAAGCGTTCAGCTTGTTCATCAATGAAGGAATACTTTTCGTAACTGGCAGAATTGGATGTCTTCACACGCTAAAGTATCTTATCTTTCTGGACGTCTTCGCCCTTCGAGCGGACATTAAAAGAGTAATAATGACCTGTCAAGAATAGGTGCCCAGTTCAGCTACATGTACCTTTTTAGTGTTGTTCTATATCTGTACTCGAAGAAGGTAGTTAGCTTCCCAGAACGCTACCTCTTCAAAATATGTTGTCCTTGGCTCTTTCATGTCTGTCTTGGTTCAAGTATCATCTTATGATCTTGCTATTCGCCGGGCCTTCAGAATCGGCCTGTCAGCCCCAGCGAGTGGTGTTGAAAATCTTGGCAACTCGATTTGCTTTTTCAAGTTCACATTTGGCTCTGATGGCTTGCTATGCTATAGCAGGTACTATATACTAATAGGCATCGTCAACTTCCTCTGCAGAACAACAAGAGATGGTCCATGCTCCACCGTTGCTTCTTCCGCCGAGATTGATGTCATTGCCGCTGCAGGATCCCATGAGGCTCGCAGGGATCTGCAACGGGCCGCAGCCGTGACAGCTTCAGACGAATGAACCCTTGGTCTTAGCCACCCTTGCCAGACGGCATTCCACGGTGGGGACACTTTTCCTTTCCAATTCCTTCATGATAATGCGGCAGGAGAAAACAATCATGAGAGAAAACGCCGATGTCATGTCCAAAGAGAAAAGCTGTCATCAAGGCTGTGACAAAACCATTGCTGGCCCATCCATGGCCGACAGCTTGTACATAAGAAGTGCAAGAGATATCTAATAAGCCTCCGTAATCCCAAATCCAGTCAACGCCTGCCTACCATCATGCTTCATCATCCACTGCGTATCAGGCGCGTTTATGCCCTTGTCCAGGCTTCCAACCATTGCTATAAGAAAGCAAAGCGGGGTATCCGTGGGCACATGTACAATACATCAaaaatcgaaaaaaaaaacaccccCTTGCTATTTACAGTCGACTCATTCCCTTTTCGTTTCATTTCAGCTCCGTCATCCCTTTCCTGTGATGTTCGAGTGTGTTGTGATGATGCGGCGAAAATCAGGCAGagcaaaagcaaaaagctAGGAAGATCAATCCTAGCAAACCTCCAAGGTCCCAACCGACCTCGCCGTCCGTCTCCTCTTAGCACTTGGACTGAGCAGAGGTCGGTCGTCCGAGCTGGGaggctcctcctcaaaactACTGTTCAACATTTCCTCAAGGGGTTGCCTTTCCTTATCACGACGCCGCTTGAGCTTGCGCTGGCTGATGATGTGAGCAAAAACAGGCAGTTGCTCGGGCGCAGGCTCGACGAGGGGGCCGTGAAGGTCGATGAACTCCGGGTTGTCAAACGGTGAAACCCCTGAGATCTCTGACCCGAGGGCCTTGGCAAGACGTTCCTTGAGGCCGAGAATAGGCCACACCTTGACTGGCGTGTAGGTGATCTTCATACCGAGCCCGTCTTCACTGTCGACCAAAGGGGTCTTGTGAGGGGTCATGAACCTCTCCAAGAATGTTGCGGTGATGACGGCCGTATAGACAATGAAGTGGGGGTCGTTTTCTTGTCCCTCGTCGTGGGTGATGAGCTGGACCTTGATGTCACGGAACTGCGGCATGCGCAATCGAACACCCCTCTGGCTATCATGCGCCGAGCTGCTCGGCGTCATCCTACCACTGTAGGCGGGTATGCGGTAAAAGTGTGCTTGCGCCATAGCGAGAAGGGTGGCAACGATGTAGGGGTCATGGTCGATGTTGGCGGGGATCAAGAGCTTGGAGCGCAAGGCCTGCAGCCGTGCAACAGGCTCGTTGAATATGCCGTTGGGGCCAGAAGCAATGCGGAAGAGGTTCTTGCGAATGGCGGCAAGTTGCGACCGGTTGACATAAGCCAGAATAGGGAGGTTTGGCGCATACTCGGAGTCGGATCTCACGAGTGTGTGTGGATCCAGTGTAGCCATGGAGTCGAACGAGGCATCCCGGCTGGCAGCGCTCTTCCAGACACAGGGCAAACGAACCGCTTTTCGGAAGGCCTTCATGCCGAAGAAGAGGTCGAGTTCGGCCGATGTCTTTGCCTTGGACAAGGTGTGAGGGAAGAGGGTCGACATGACATGCTTGATGGCGCGATTCTTGCAAAAGAGCTTGGTAGGCGACGGGTCGGCCTGGACGAGCACCTGCAGCTCTGTCGTCAAGACGCGCGCCATGTGGGAGGGCTCAAGCCATCTGCCGTCGAGGTTCTCTGGGACAGGCTTCTCAATGGTGGGGTGCCTGTCGAACTGGACGCCAAGGAGTTCCGAGTGCCGGTCAGTCCAGCACATGGGCATGGCGTAGAGGGAAGTGCCTGCATTGTCGTGCATGATGTCGTACAGAGAGCCTGGATCGGGACGTATGATGCGGGTGCCGGGCCGCGGACCACGGCGTGATGAACGGGCCTTGGGACTTGCCGGCTTCGGCTGGGACCTTGGTATTGGTTCCGGGGCCGGAGGGGACACTGAGCGACTGTTGAGTTGAGACGGGGTGGGTTCGGTGATGCGACGGGGCGAGGAGCCCGCGTCGCGTGAAGTTGTCGTCATGAGAGCAATGTTGCGCAGCTGACCCAGAAAGCTGCCGCTGAAGAGAGAGCTGTCGGAGGAGCAACGGGGTAGCGCGTGTCAGTAGGGAGTGCCTATGGCGCTGCTGATATGGAATTTCGACTTACTCAATTGCGAGCATGGAGCGGATCGGTGTTTGTGGTCGCCTTGAGGCTTACCaggggtggcggtgggtggATTCTCTGGCAGCCCTGTTGACGCGATTTTCGTAACGGGGCCCCACAGGAAAACACACCTACACCCACAAAATGTACCGAATCCAAGGAAAGCGATCAGGCGATGAGGTGGCAGAAAATGGCAAACTGTcgtgtgttgttgttatcGTGATGCGACAGCAGCAGTGTGTCTTCTTTGTCCACCAAGAGCTGGGCAGGACGGGAAAGGGCTGGGTTTAAGAAACGCGGCCGGGCAGGGCacggggggtgggagaaaaccccctctccatGATGAGAGCCCGCCCTGCCTGCTGCGGGCGTGGCGACCGCCCACACAATTTGCACTTCTGCAGCCAACAGGCTTGCATTGTGC is from Podospora pseudopauciseta strain CBS 411.78 chromosome 5 map unlocalized CBS411.78m_5.2, whole genome shotgun sequence and encodes:
- a CDS encoding uncharacterized protein (MEROPS:MER0033188; COG:G; EggNog:ENOG503NXKD), with protein sequence MKGVATLVAAAALVGQALAAPPEPPTQVLEKRARPTVSIAQGNVVGVSRINTEAFNGIPFAQAPVGPLRLKPPVRTTASFGTYDAGGIAAACPQFLADTDSEDLLAKVIDTVVNTALFQKALKISEDCLNINVIRPAGTKAGDKLPVLFWIYGGGFELGWSSMYDGGPLVSNAMAAGKPYVFVAVNYRVGAFGFMPGKEVLQDGSANLGHLDQRMGLEWVADNIAAFGGDPDKVTIWGESAGAISVWNQMSLYDGNINYKGKPLFRGAIMNSGSIVPADPVDCPKGQEIYDTVVARSGCGGAADTLNCLRNLPYETFLETANSVPAILSYSSVALSYLPRPDGVALTDSADRLVKAGKYAAVPMIIGDQEDEGTLFSLFQKNVTTTSRLEDYLRGYFFHGATAQQVKGLVSQYSPLISAGSPFGSGLFNEIYPGFKRLAALLGDIVFTLTRRVFIEYAIAANPNVPVWSYLASYNEGTPILGTFHGSDLLQVFYGILPNYASKSIQNFYANFVYNLDPNDASGGTSAKSKVKENWPTWNTKDKRLIQFFNNRNGYLKDDFREGAKQYIAANIDALHI
- a CDS encoding uncharacterized protein (EggNog:ENOG503P2MZ), encoding MLAIDSLFSGSFLGQLRNIALMTTTSRDAGSSPRRITEPTPSQLNSRSVSPPAPEPIPRSQPKPASPKARSSRRGPRPGTRIIRPDPGSLYDIMHDNAGTSLYAMPMCWTDRHSELLGVQFDRHPTIEKPVPENLDGRWLEPSHMARVLTTELQVLVQADPSPTKLFCKNRAIKHVMSTLFPHTLSKAKTSAELDLFFGMKAFRKAVRLPCVWKSAASRDASFDSMATLDPHTLVRSDSEYAPNLPILAYVNRSQLAAIRKNLFRIASGPNGIFNEPVARLQALRSKLLIPANIDHDPYIVATLLAMAQAHFYRIPAYSGRMTPSSSAHDSQRGVRLRMPQFRDIKVQLITHDEGQENDPHFIVYTAVITATFLERFMTPHKTPLVDSEDGLGMKITYTPVKVWPILGLKERLAKALGSEISGVSPFDNPEFIDLHGPLVEPAPEQLPVFAHIISQRKLKRRRDKERQPLEEMLNSSFEEEPPSSDDRPLLSPSAKRRRTARSVGTLEVC